From the genome of Pseudomonas bubulae:
CGGCGAACTGGTGCTGCCTTTTGGCGGTTTCAGGCAGTACGGTCACTATGATTATTATCTGGTGCACCCACCGCTCAATGTGGTGCCCAAGCGCTTGCAGGTGTTTATGAACTGGCTGCACATGTGCGCTCAGGAACAGACGATTGAGCAACGGCCAAACTGACCCTGATGGTGGTGTTTGGCGCCTGTACGAACGCTACATGACCACCTGCGTTTTGCACGATCTGACGCACAATCGCCAGCCCCAACCCGGTACCTTCGCTGCTTTGCCGGCCCTTGCGAAAGCGCAGGAACATGGCTTCGCGCTCCTCTGGCGCAATACCCTGCCCCTGGTCGCTGACCTCCAACTGCAAGTGCCCGGCCACCTTGCGCAGGGTCACCTGAACAGTGCCCATGCCGTGGACCAGCGCGTTTTCCAGCAGGTTGCCCAAAGCTTCACGCAACTGATCGGGATTGCCCCGGCATTCGCAACCTGCGGTGATATCCACCTCGATTACCCGACCACTGGCCTCAAAGAGCGGTAACAGCGCGGCACAGACTTCGCGAGTGAGACGCGAGAGATGGGTGCGCTGCTGCCCGTTATGGCCTTGGGCGGCCTCGCCTTCCTGACGCGCCAGTTCCAGTAGCTGAGTCACCAAACGGCGCATCTGGCGCATTTCCATGTCCAGCGCAGGCCACTCGACCTGCCCTGTGCGCCGGGCTGCTTGCAAGCGCAAATCCAGCACGGTCAACGGCGTGCGCAGTTCATGGGCTGCGTCGGCCACGAAACGCCGTTCGGCAGTGTAGGCCGCAGCCAAACGATCAAGCGCCGTATTGGCCGCAGCCGCCAGGGGCTGGATTTCACTCGGCAGGTTGTCCAGCGGGATACGTTGTTCTGGGTTTGCCGGCCCGATACTGCGCGCCAACTTGGCCGCCACCCGCACCGGACGCAAGGTCCAGTGCAGCAATAAAAGGATCAGGCCCAATGACAGCAAACCGATGGGTACCATCATCACCAGACTCTGGCGCAAGCGGGCCGCCAGCAGGTTGCCAATCACTTCGCGCTCAAGATTATCCTGCTTGGCCACCATCAATATGGCACCGTCGGGCAACTCCACGGGCACGCTGACCACCCGCCCGCTGAAAGCGCTCCAGCGCATCCAGCCCGGGTCCGCACCTGGCTGCTTGAGCCGACGGGGATGTTTGAGGTTTTCGGACTTCCACAACAATCGACCATCGGCCGAGTACAACGAATAAGACAGTTCGCCACCGGCATACTGGCGCGGCAGGCTGGCAGGGTCGCTGTCCACCCGAAAACCATCGGCAATCACCTGCGCTTCAATGGTCATCACCCCGCGGCGCAGTTCGTCGCGGGTGCCGTACAGGTAAATCGCCAGGTTGCCGAAACCCAGGGCAAAGACCAACAGCAACGCGGTCAACAGGCGCCAGCGCAGGCTGCGTTTAATCATGCCCGGTTATCGACGCTGAGCAGGCGATAACCCAAGCCGCGAACCGTTTCGATGCGGCTATGGGCGCCCGCCTCACTGAGCTTGCGGCGCAACCGCGAGACCAGCGCTTCGATGGCGTTGAGGGTCACCGGCTCATTGAAAGCATAAAGCCTCTCTTCGAGTTGCTCCTTGATCACGATACGCGGTGCAATGCGCAGCATTTCTTCCAGCAACATGGCTTCGCGCCGGGCCAGCACCGTTATCCGGGTGTTGCCATCAACGCTCAAGTGCCGGGTTTCAGGTTCGAATGCCAGGTTGTTGCAACGCAACAGGGTACTCACACGACTGCCGGGGCGACGCAAGACTGCGCGCAATCGCGCCTCCAGTTCCTGCATGTCGAAGGGTTTGAGAATGTAGTCGTCCGCGCCTGCATTCAACCCGTTGACCCGGCTTTGCAGGGCATCCCGCGCAGTCAGGATGATGCACGGCAAATCGGCATTGGCGCTGTGCTGACGCATGGCCAGCAGTGACATGCCGTCCATGTCCGGCAAGCCAAGATCCAGGATCATCGCGTCATAGCTGCCGACTTCCAGCAAAGCCTGGGCCGTGCGCCCATCTTCGGCGCCATCCACGGCAAATCCGGCCTGCACCAGATGCTCGATCAGCAAACCGCGCAGTGTCCGGTGATCCTCAACAACCAGCACTTTCATTTACTTCAATCCACAAAAAGGTCAGCCACGACGATAAAAAACGGCGCAGGAGGAAATCAACAGGGGTTCGTCAGGTTCCGGTCAGGTTGAGCTGGCAACATTCGCAAACAAGAAACGCAACTGAGACAGCTTATTATTTTCATTTGCGCAATAGCAAGAATCCCAGGAACGCTGTTTATGAACTGCCACCGCCGCAGCACCGTTGCCCCCTCTCCTTTTGCCCGCAAGCCTCTGGCTATTTTTACCGCACTGGTCAGCCTTGGCCTGCCCCTGACGGCAGTTTGCGCCGATGAAGAAGAACAACCTTCCGGGGCAACGGCCAATGCCGCGCCACTGGAGGTCGGCTCAACGGTGGTTACGGCTTCGGGCTTCAGCCAGGACGTGCGCGATGCCCCCGCCAGTATCTCGGTCATCACCCGCGAAGAGCTGGAAAACAAGCAGTTCCGCTCGCTCGCCGATGCGGTACGCAATGTTGAAGGCGTGAGCATCATCGGCGGTGACAAGGGCGAGATTTCCATTCGCGGCATGGAGTCCAGCCACGTCCTGATCCTGATTGACGGTCGTCGCCAGAACACCAGCCAGGTCACGCTCAAGGGCGGCACCTCCGAAGGCCTGGGCATGAACTGGATACCGCCCGTCGAAGCGATTGATCGTATTGAGGTGGTGCGCGGCCCGATGTCCACGCTCTACGGCTCCGAAGCACTGGGCGGGGTGATCAACGTCATCACTCGCAAAGTGGCGCGGCAATGGTCAGGGTCGGTATCCGCGGACCACACCTTCCAGGACAGCTCCAAAGCAGGTGACAGCACGCAACTGGACGGGTACGTGTCCGGTCCGCTGGTCGAAGACCGTCTCGGCATTCAGCTCTGGGGCTACGACAAGCAACGCGACGAGGACAAAATCCTCAACGGCTTCTCCAAATCGACCCGCCACAGCGGCACCGCACGCCTGTGGCTGACCCCTGATGAGCAACAGGAGTTCATGCTCGAAGCCGGCCGCACCGAGCAGGAGTTCTGGAACAACCCGGGCAAAAGCCTGGCGCCTACAGCCGCGAAAAACAACAACCAGTACACCCGCGATACTTATGTTTTGGCCCACACCGGCAACTGGGATTTCGGTACTACCGATATCAGCCTGTATCGCGAAGAAGCGACCCGCGCCAGCGATGTCCAGACCGGCAATCAGAGCGTCACGCCTGAAGTCACCAACTCGGTATTCGAAAGCAAAATCAGCCTGCCGTTTGACCGCAACGTCTTTGTTGCCGGCGCCCAGTGGAAAAAAGACGAGCTGGAGGCAGACGGTTATTACGCCAGCCCGCAGGGTGCTGGGATTGGCACTTCGATGACAGAAAAATCGCTGTTCGCCGAGAACGAATGGAGCATGACTGACAGCTTCAGCCTGACCACCGGTATTCGCATGGACGACAACGAGTTCTTCG
Proteins encoded in this window:
- a CDS encoding HAMP domain-containing sensor histidine kinase produces the protein MIKRSLRWRLLTALLLVFALGFGNLAIYLYGTRDELRRGVMTIEAQVIADGFRVDSDPASLPRQYAGGELSYSLYSADGRLLWKSENLKHPRRLKQPGADPGWMRWSAFSGRVVSVPVELPDGAILMVAKQDNLEREVIGNLLAARLRQSLVMMVPIGLLSLGLILLLLHWTLRPVRVAAKLARSIGPANPEQRIPLDNLPSEIQPLAAAANTALDRLAAAYTAERRFVADAAHELRTPLTVLDLRLQAARRTGQVEWPALDMEMRQMRRLVTQLLELARQEGEAAQGHNGQQRTHLSRLTREVCAALLPLFEASGRVIEVDITAGCECRGNPDQLREALGNLLENALVHGMGTVQVTLRKVAGHLQLEVSDQGQGIAPEEREAMFLRFRKGRQSSEGTGLGLAIVRQIVQNAGGHVAFVQAPNTTIRVSLAVAQSSVPERTCAASS
- a CDS encoding response regulator transcription factor, which gives rise to MKVLVVEDHRTLRGLLIEHLVQAGFAVDGAEDGRTAQALLEVGSYDAMILDLGLPDMDGMSLLAMRQHSANADLPCIILTARDALQSRVNGLNAGADDYILKPFDMQELEARLRAVLRRPGSRVSTLLRCNNLAFEPETRHLSVDGNTRITVLARREAMLLEEMLRIAPRIVIKEQLEERLYAFNEPVTLNAIEALVSRLRRKLSEAGAHSRIETVRGLGYRLLSVDNRA
- a CDS encoding TonB-dependent receptor domain-containing protein translates to MNCHRRSTVAPSPFARKPLAIFTALVSLGLPLTAVCADEEEQPSGATANAAPLEVGSTVVTASGFSQDVRDAPASISVITREELENKQFRSLADAVRNVEGVSIIGGDKGEISIRGMESSHVLILIDGRRQNTSQVTLKGGTSEGLGMNWIPPVEAIDRIEVVRGPMSTLYGSEALGGVINVITRKVARQWSGSVSADHTFQDSSKAGDSTQLDGYVSGPLVEDRLGIQLWGYDKQRDEDKILNGFSKSTRHSGTARLWLTPDEQQEFMLEAGRTEQEFWNNPGKSLAPTAAKNNNQYTRDTYVLAHTGNWDFGTTDISLYREEATRASDVQTGNQSVTPEVTNSVFESKISLPFDRNVFVAGAQWKKDELEADGYYASPQGAGIGTSMTEKSLFAENEWSMTDSFSLTTGIRMDDNEFFGRHWTPRFYGVWRLNPDWTLKGGVAKGFKSPTITQTNPNIGLPQRGGAYTWGNPDLKPEESENREIGLYYDAGGKFSGNVTLFDTDYENKIANTGTRQLYYPDGSPVPADPITGRIYSTYFNITGATVRGIETAARYRFNDRVQLKGEYTYLHSKVSSGEATILGFGYPLAEGQPLVATPKHSGSATLDWQIIDSVSSFATVSYRGEETSIAWGQGGAVSQSEQAITTVDVGATWQATQDLSLSLVGYNLTNQVREQDVDSDYSYAEDGRRFWVKANYTF